The following coding sequences are from one Passer domesticus isolate bPasDom1 chromosome 11, bPasDom1.hap1, whole genome shotgun sequence window:
- the LOC135278313 gene encoding uncharacterized protein LOC135278313, producing the protein MEFTRKGKTSEGKGLSGYPLAKRFSLASPSMLLPSKPLPPIQKSSPSTKPSLICSREQENGKDGIGYAEGRRKEEELSSEGQGHKASLLCSSGGDMKKGLLGPPLIPPIGKAVSPSLGSAVGSLQSSLQLEFQESQEMRSGCSSRSKEENSEHAGVTRFIFSTSFRPCPSSLLPSKPLPPIRISSPSSNNNKMYSMEKENKDIGTGYDNDSRKHQEQSSEEKCYKASLLYSSGGDMKKGLLGPPLIPPIGKAAKIQQQKQGGKL; encoded by the exons ATGGAGTTTactagaaaaggaaaaacctctgaaggaaaag GCCTGTCTGGCTACCCGCTTGCCAAGAGGTTTTCCCTGGCCAGTCCCTctatgctccttccctccaagccattgcctcccatccagaagagctctccttctaccaagccaagcctgatatgcagcagagagcaggagaatGGGAAAGATGGCATTGGgtatgctgagggcaggagaaaagaagaggagctgagttcagagggacaaggacataag GCTTCCTTGCTGTGTTCCAGTGGaggggatatgaagaaggggtTATTGGGACCACCTCTGATCCCCCCCATAGGCAAGGCAGTAAGTCCctctcttggcagtgctgtgggctctctgcaaagctctctgcagctggaattccaggagtcccaggagatgag gtcaggatgcagcagcagaagcaaggaggaGAACTCTGAACATGCAG GCGTGACTAGGTTCATTTTCTCCACGTCTTTCCGGCCATGTCCCTCTTCGCTCCTTCCCTCaaagccattgcctcccatcaGGATCAGCTCTCCTTCTtctaacaataataaaatgtaCAGCATGGAGAAAGAGAACAAGGACATTGGCACTGGCTATGATAATGACAGTAGAAAACACCAGGAGCAgagttcagaagaaaaatgttataag gcttccttgctgtattccagtggaggggatatgaagaaggggtTATTGGGACCACCTCTGATCCCCCCCATAGGCAAGGCA gccaagatccagcagcagaagcaaggaggaaaactctga